One stretch of Glycine soja cultivar W05 chromosome 7, ASM419377v2, whole genome shotgun sequence DNA includes these proteins:
- the LOC114420476 gene encoding uncharacterized protein LOC114420476, which translates to MAGRNEREQLLTEALNNLAQVMANQGGSGGVTMYHGLDRFQRNNPPTFKGGYDPEGAEAWLREIEKIFRVMECQDHQKVLFATHMLADEAEYWWENTHPRLEGAGGAVVLWGTFRQTFLEKYFPEDVKNRKEMEFLELKQGSMTVAEYTVNFENLVRNFPHYQGKLGRGPNT; encoded by the coding sequence ATGGCTGGGAGAAATGAACGAGAACAACTCCTTACCGAGGCCTTGAACAACTTGGCGCAAGTTATGGCCAATCAGGGAGGTAGTGGAGGAGTGACTATGTACCATGGTTTAGATCGTTTTCAGAGGAACAACCCACCTACCTTCAAAGGGGGTTATGATCCTGAGGGTGCTGAGGCTTGGCTGAGGGAGATTGAGAAGATCTTCCGGGTGATGGAATGTCAGGACCATCAGAAGGTGTTGTTTGCTACTCACATGCTAGCAGATGAGGCAGAGTATTGGTGGGAGAACACTCACCCACGTTTGGAGGGAGCAGGTGGTGCTGTTGTCCTATGGGGGACCTTTAGACAAACTTTTCTGGAGAAGTATTTTCCAGAAGATGTGAAGAATAGAAAGGAGATGGAGTTCCTTGAGCTTAAACAAGGGAGTATGACGGTGGCAGAGTATACAGTGAATTTTGAGAACCTTGTAAGGAATTTTCCTCATTATCAGGGGAAGCTGGGGAGAGGTCCAAATACGTGA
- the LOC114420478 gene encoding uncharacterized protein LOC114420478, which yields MCRIFDEDQREKAAFYRNANASHGKEKKSVTHSRAKPYSAPPGKYGNHSRGQRTSEGHHLAGGSSQPVNRVSQPASRGNGGAPATPTRCAKCGRMGHFARECPDNDVTCFNYRGKGHLSTNCPHARREKMSGSLNNQNGRPKTTGRVFALSGADAAQSDDLIQGMCFISQVPLVVLYDSGVTHSFISRVSVEKLALPVSSLKFDLIVNTPASGSVLTSDVCLQSPVLISNRQFLIDLVVLPLSQIDVILGDIFLSANQVEASLREDAQVYMILASMSVETKTPVSDIPLVREFPEVFEEVSRLPPEREVEFSIDLVPGTGPISIAPHRMSPVELSELKKQL from the exons ATGTGTAGAATCTTTGATGAAGATCAGCGGGAGAAGGCTGCTTTTTACAGGAATGCCAATGCTAGTCATGGGAAAGAGAAGAAGTCTGTGACTCACAGTCGTGCTAAGCCATATTCTGCCCCTCCCGGGAAATATGGAAACCATTCTAGGGGACAAAGGACCAGTGAAGGACATCACCTAGCTGGTGGGAGTTCTCAGCCAGTTAACAGAGTGTCTCAGCCTGCTAGTAGAGGTAATGGTGGTGCTCCTGCTACGCCAACCCGGTGTGCTAAGTGTGGTAGGATGGGTCATTTTGCTCGTGAGTGCCCAGATAATGATGTGACTTGTTTCAACTACCGGGGTAAGGGCCACCTCAGTACCAATTGCCCACATGCGAGgagggagaagatgagtggaagtCTGAATAACCAGAACGGACGACCAAAGACCACAGGGAGAGTGTTTGCTCTTAGTGGTGCTGATGCCGCACAGTCTGATGATCTCATTCAAGGTATGTGTTTCATAAGTCAAGTTCCCTTGGTTGTATTGTATGATTCAGGTGTGACCCATTCATTTATTTCTCGTGTCAGTGTTGAAAAACTTGCCTTGCCTGTGTCTTCCTTGAAATTTGACTTGATTGTGAATACACCTGCTAGTGGGTCTGTTTTAACTTCTGATGTGTGTTTGCAAAGTCCTGTCTTAATTTCTAATAGACAATTTCTTATTGACTTAGTTGTTTTACCTTTGAGtcagattgatgttattcttg GTGATATATTTTTGTCTGCTAACCAAGTTGAGGCATCTTTAAGGGAGGATGCACAGGTATACATGATCTTAGCTAGTATGAGTGTTGAGACCAAAACCCCTGTGAGTGATATACCATTGGTGAGAGAGTTTCCAGAGGTGTTTGAGGAGGTGTCAAGattaccacctgagagagaggTCGAGTTCTCGATAGACCTAGTGCCCGGTActggacccatatccatagcACCTCATAGGATGTCTCCTGTAGAGTTGAGTGAACTTAAGAAACAATTATAG